One genomic segment of Nocardioides cavernaquae includes these proteins:
- a CDS encoding demethylmenaquinone methyltransferase, with translation MTRAELDKQPTDVRRMFDAVAKRYDVTNDVLSMGQDRRWRKQVLAAVDARPGDRILDLAAGTGTSSLPFAEAGAQVIPCDFSVGMLQVGKKARPQLPFVAGDGTKLPFADDTFDAVTISFGLRNIVDPVAGLREMRRVTRPGGRLVVCEFSHPVNRAFRKVYLEYLMKTLPSIARGVSSSPDAYVYLAESIRAWPDQAGLATLLQDAGWGSVEYRNLSGGIVALHRGTA, from the coding sequence GTGACCCGAGCAGAGCTGGACAAGCAGCCCACTGACGTACGCCGCATGTTCGACGCCGTGGCCAAGCGCTACGACGTGACCAACGACGTGCTGTCGATGGGGCAGGACCGCCGGTGGCGCAAGCAGGTGCTGGCTGCCGTCGACGCGCGACCGGGTGACCGGATCCTCGACCTCGCTGCCGGCACGGGCACCTCCTCGCTCCCGTTTGCCGAGGCAGGCGCCCAGGTCATCCCGTGCGACTTCTCGGTCGGGATGCTGCAGGTCGGCAAGAAGGCTCGCCCGCAGCTGCCCTTCGTGGCCGGCGACGGCACGAAGCTGCCGTTCGCCGACGACACGTTCGACGCGGTCACGATCTCCTTCGGCCTGCGCAACATCGTCGACCCGGTCGCGGGACTGCGCGAGATGCGCCGCGTGACCCGCCCGGGCGGCCGGCTCGTGGTCTGCGAGTTCTCCCACCCGGTGAACCGGGCGTTCCGCAAGGTCTACCTCGAGTACCTGATGAAGACGCTCCCGAGCATCGCCCGCGGCGTCTCCTCCTCCCCGGACGCCTACGTCTACCTCGCCGAGTCGATCCGCGCCTGGCCCGACCAGGCGGGTCTCGCCACGCTGCTGCAGGACGCGGGCTGGGGCTCCGTCGAGTACCGCAACCTGTCCGGGGGGATCGTCGCGCTGCACCGGGGGACCGCGTGA
- a CDS encoding geranylgeranyl reductase family protein: protein MTSPADALFGLGDAGAASDREAQVIVVGAGPAGAAVAHHLAAAGVDVLLLEKAAFPRDKVCGDGLTPRAVKQLIGMGFDLDQPGWQKNKGLRILGAGHRIELPWPELASFPSFGMVRPRMELDELLARHAQKAGARLLERTAVTGPVLDTSGRVVGVTARPLDENGRRIPGSAGEEVTYRAPIVVACDGVSSRLATSLGITRRENRPMAVAARAYYKTPMHDDAWMESWLELWDGPVGASNQLPGYGWIFPCGDGTANVGLGILDSSKMFQDFNPKDAMRKWLANTPEELGFRDENLVGEIRSAALPMGFNRKPHYSRGLLLVGDSGGMVNPFNGEGIDYALEAGHMAADIIVQALARPSGVSRERVLEGYAAALDAAYGGYFTLGRGFAKLIGSPTFMKFATKHGLPRPALMRFSLKLMANLTDPRDGDAHDRIINAFSKVAPDA, encoded by the coding sequence GTGACCTCGCCTGCTGACGCGCTCTTCGGGCTCGGTGATGCGGGCGCCGCTTCCGATCGCGAGGCCCAGGTCATCGTCGTCGGTGCTGGCCCGGCTGGCGCCGCGGTCGCCCACCACCTGGCGGCCGCCGGAGTCGACGTACTCCTCCTGGAGAAGGCCGCCTTCCCCCGCGACAAGGTGTGTGGCGACGGCCTGACGCCGCGCGCGGTCAAGCAGCTGATCGGCATGGGCTTCGACCTCGACCAGCCCGGCTGGCAGAAGAACAAGGGGCTCCGGATCCTCGGCGCCGGTCACCGCATCGAGCTGCCGTGGCCCGAGCTCGCCAGCTTCCCGTCGTTCGGCATGGTCCGTCCGCGCATGGAGCTCGACGAACTGCTCGCGCGCCACGCGCAGAAGGCCGGTGCCCGCCTCCTCGAGCGCACTGCTGTCACCGGCCCGGTGCTCGACACGTCCGGTCGCGTGGTCGGAGTGACGGCCCGCCCGCTCGACGAGAACGGCCGCCGGATCCCGGGTTCTGCGGGGGAGGAGGTCACCTACCGAGCGCCGATCGTCGTCGCCTGCGACGGGGTCTCATCCCGCCTCGCCACCTCGCTCGGGATCACCCGCCGCGAGAACCGCCCGATGGCGGTCGCGGCCCGCGCCTACTACAAGACCCCGATGCACGACGACGCGTGGATGGAGTCCTGGCTGGAGCTGTGGGACGGCCCGGTCGGCGCGTCCAACCAGCTGCCCGGCTACGGCTGGATCTTCCCGTGCGGCGACGGCACCGCCAATGTCGGCCTCGGCATCCTCGACTCCTCGAAGATGTTCCAGGACTTCAATCCCAAGGACGCCATGCGCAAGTGGCTGGCGAACACCCCCGAGGAGCTCGGCTTCCGCGACGAGAACCTCGTCGGCGAGATCCGCTCCGCTGCGCTTCCCATGGGCTTCAACCGCAAGCCGCACTACTCCCGCGGGCTCCTGCTCGTCGGTGACTCCGGCGGCATGGTCAACCCGTTCAACGGCGAGGGCATCGACTACGCCCTCGAGGCCGGCCACATGGCCGCCGACATCATCGTCCAGGCGCTGGCCCGGCCGTCCGGGGTCTCGCGCGAGCGCGTCCTCGAGGGGTACGCCGCGGCTCTGGACGCGGCGTACGGCGGGTACTTCACGCTCGGTCGTGGCTTCGCCAAGCTGATCGGCAGCCCGACGTTCATGAAGTTCGCGACCAAGCACGGCCTCCCGCGCCCCGCCCTGATGCGGTTCTCGCTGAAGCTCATGGCGAACCTGACCGACCCGCGCGACGGCGACGCCCACGACCGGATCATCAACGCATTCAGCAAGGTCGCGCCCGACGCCTGA
- a CDS encoding MBL fold metallo-hydrolase, producing the protein MRITKFGHAAVRVEYDGRVLLIDPGVWTGAEAIDGADAVLITHEHPDHVDPALLRRTDAPVWTIEAVARDLEANAPDVAERVLVIEPGEEWSAAGLDITAVGELHAVIHPELPRVTNSGYLITDGTTRLFHPGDALTGPGEEVDVLCLPVSAPWLKVSEAIDFARGVGAGRNLAIHDKVYSEAGLGIVDGHLGRFLGAAGQDYVRLPEGADLD; encoded by the coding sequence ATGCGGATCACGAAGTTCGGCCACGCCGCCGTCAGGGTCGAGTACGACGGTCGCGTGCTGCTGATCGATCCCGGAGTGTGGACCGGCGCCGAGGCGATCGACGGCGCCGATGCGGTGCTGATCACGCACGAGCACCCGGACCACGTGGATCCCGCGCTGCTGCGTCGTACCGATGCTCCGGTGTGGACGATCGAGGCCGTCGCTCGTGACCTCGAGGCCAACGCTCCCGACGTGGCCGAGCGAGTCCTGGTCATCGAGCCGGGGGAAGAGTGGTCAGCTGCCGGCCTCGACATCACCGCTGTGGGCGAGCTGCACGCGGTGATCCATCCGGAGTTGCCGCGCGTCACCAACAGTGGCTACCTGATCACCGACGGGACCACCCGGCTCTTCCACCCCGGCGATGCCCTGACGGGCCCGGGTGAGGAGGTCGACGTGCTCTGCCTGCCGGTCTCGGCGCCGTGGCTCAAGGTGAGCGAGGCGATCGACTTCGCCCGCGGGGTGGGGGCAGGCCGCAACCTCGCGATCCACGACAAGGTCTACTCCGAGGCCGGGCTCGGCATCGTGGACGGCCACCTCGGGCGGTTCCTCGGTGCAGCCGGACAGGACTACGTCCGGCTGCCCGAGGGCGCCGATCTGGACTGA
- a CDS encoding isochorismate synthase, with product MILSSEGPSALRVRTTSIDVDTASGMSGLLDLLPTEAPVSWLRRGEGLVGWGIAAQVHTSGSTRFSDAAKWWAETTAQADITDEVQEPGSGLVCFGAFAFADEPGESTLVVPQVIVGRRGDLAWVTTVGDVAPTLARREPPAPPKGVVFSDGALDSERWMGVVADAVARINAGDLEKVVLARDLLATASEPIDVRWPLRQLAASYPTCWTFHVDGLFGATPELLVRRERGLVTSRVLAGTIRRTGDDSRDLALAAMLAHSSKDLEEHEYAVRSVAESLEPYCSSMNVPETPFVLHLPNVLHLATDVAGVIRDTDDVSSLQLAEALHPSAAVGGTPTPVARELITEIEGMDRGRYAAPVGWMDASGDGEWGIALRSGLLDGDTVRLFAGCGIVGDSDPAAELAESQAKFVPVRDALAPGPAPTS from the coding sequence ATGATCCTGAGCTCCGAGGGGCCCTCCGCCCTGAGAGTCCGCACGACGTCGATCGACGTCGACACGGCCTCTGGGATGTCGGGGTTGCTCGACCTGCTCCCCACCGAGGCACCCGTCAGCTGGCTGCGCCGCGGCGAGGGCCTCGTCGGCTGGGGCATCGCGGCGCAGGTCCACACCAGCGGCAGCACCCGGTTCTCCGACGCTGCCAAGTGGTGGGCCGAGACGACCGCACAGGCCGACATCACCGACGAGGTGCAGGAACCCGGCTCCGGGCTGGTCTGCTTCGGCGCCTTCGCCTTCGCCGACGAGCCGGGCGAATCGACGCTGGTCGTGCCTCAGGTGATCGTGGGCCGCCGCGGCGATCTGGCCTGGGTGACCACCGTCGGCGATGTCGCCCCAACGCTGGCTCGTCGAGAGCCGCCGGCTCCTCCGAAAGGCGTCGTCTTCTCCGACGGCGCCCTGGACAGCGAGCGCTGGATGGGGGTCGTCGCCGATGCGGTCGCCCGGATCAACGCGGGCGACCTCGAGAAGGTCGTCCTCGCGCGCGACCTGCTGGCAACGGCGTCAGAGCCGATCGATGTGCGGTGGCCCCTGCGGCAGCTCGCCGCGTCGTACCCGACCTGCTGGACGTTCCACGTCGACGGCCTCTTCGGCGCCACCCCCGAGCTGCTGGTCCGCCGCGAGCGTGGGCTGGTCACCTCGCGCGTGCTGGCCGGCACCATCCGGCGCACCGGTGACGACTCCCGCGACCTCGCCCTGGCCGCGATGCTCGCCCACTCGAGCAAGGACCTCGAGGAGCACGAGTACGCCGTCCGGTCGGTCGCCGAGTCGCTCGAGCCCTACTGCTCCTCGATGAACGTGCCGGAGACGCCGTTCGTGCTGCACCTGCCGAATGTCCTGCACCTGGCCACCGATGTCGCCGGAGTCATCCGTGACACCGATGACGTCAGCTCGCTGCAGCTCGCGGAGGCGCTGCACCCGTCGGCGGCCGTCGGCGGCACCCCCACGCCGGTCGCGCGCGAGCTGATCACCGAGATCGAGGGCATGGACCGCGGCAGGTACGCCGCCCCGGTCGGCTGGATGGATGCCAGCGGGGACGGCGAGTGGGGTATTGCGCTCCGCTCCGGACTACTCGATGGTGACACCGTGCGTCTGTTCGCAGGCTGCGGCATCGTCGGTGACTCGGACCCGGCGGCCGAGCTGGCCGAGTCGCAAGCCAAGTTCGTCCCGGTGCGCGATGCCCTCGCGCCCGGCCCTGCTCCGACCTCCTGA